The following coding sequences are from one Neurospora crassa OR74A linkage group I, whole genome shotgun sequence window:
- a CDS encoding endothiapepsin: MLLFPTILTAALAATGMAAAIPSRDDTTANKGTASLLQVRNPSFEFRHGPLALAKAYQKFGAPMPEDLRAAIARFRQNQKRTTGTIATDPEKHDVEYLTPISVGTPSQDLVVDFDTGSSDLWVFSTEMSTSDIKGQTVYDPNNSSTSEKVQGSTWKITYGDGSSSSGDVYLDTVTIGNLTVPSQAVEAAKKVSSEFTDDSHNDGLLGLGFSAINAVEPTPQNTFFDNIKGSLDAPLFTVDLKHGTPGSFNFGYIDPAAYIGNISWTPVDSSQGYWGFTSPGYAVGTGAFRNHSISGIADTGTTLLLLPKSVVSAYYKEIQGAQYDSDQGGYIFPCSPTPPDFVFGVNKGIVTVPGDMVSYAPADSANQNCFGGIQTDTGIGFSIFGDVALKTSFVVFDAGGLQLGWAAKNL, encoded by the exons ATGCTGCTATTTCCCACGATCCTTACCGCCGCTCTTGCGGCCACCGGCATGGCGGCTGCTATCCCTAGCCGTGACGACACCACGGCCAACAAAGGCACCGCTTCACTGCTGCAAGTCCGCAATCCGAGCTTCGAGTTCAGGCATGGCCCCCTTGCGTTGGCCAAAGCATACCAGAAGTTTGGCGCCCCGATGCCGGAGGATCTCAGAGCCGCCATCGCTAGGTTCCGCCAAAACCAGAAGCGAACGACTGGCACCATTGCAACGGATCCTGAGAAGCACGACGTCGAGTACCTAACGCCCATTTCCGTTGGTACCCCATCGCAGGATCTCGTGGTTGATTTCGACACAGGGTCTAGCGACCTCTGGGTTTTCAGCACGGAGATGTCCACGAGTGACATTAAAGGCCAAACTGTGTATGATCCGAACAACAGCTCCACATCCGAGAAGGTCCAGGGATCGACTTGGAAGATCACTTACGGTGACGGCAGCTCGTCGAGCGGCGACGTCTACCTCGACACGGTCACAATTGGCAACTTGACTGTCCCTAGCCAAGCCGTGGAGGCGGCCAAGAAGGTTTCATCCGAGTTCACCGACGACTCACACAATGATGGCTTGTTGGGTTTGGGCTTTAGTGCTATCAACGCAGTTGAGCCTACCCCACAGAACACATTCTTCGACAACATTAAGGGCAGCCTTGACGCTCCTTTGTTTACCGTCGATCTGAAACATGGGACCC CGGGCAGCTTCAATTTCGGCTACATTGATCCCGCAGCATATATCGGCAACATCTCTTGGACGCCGGTTGACAGTAGCCAGGGCTATTGGGGTTTCACCTCCCCAGGATATGCGGTTGGCACTGGAGCGTTCCGTAATCACTCAATAAGTGGTATTGCGGACACCGGGACTACGCTACTGCTTCTGCCCAAGTCCGTCGTCAGTGCATACTATAAGGAGATCCAGGGCGCCCAGTATGACAGTGATCAGGGCGGTTATATTTTCCCTTGCAGCCCTACTCCACCTGACTTTGTCTTTGGCGTCAACAAGGGCATTGTTACTGTTCCAGGAGACATGGTCTCTTATGCACCAGCTGATAGTGCCAACCAGAACTGTTTTGGTGGCATTCAAACGGATACAGGTATCGGTTTTTCGATTTTCGGCGATGTCGCGCTGAAGACCAGCTTTGTCGTATTTGATGCTGGCGGCTTGCAGCTTGGTTGGGCGGCAAAAAACCTATGA
- a CDS encoding MFS quinate transporter, giving the protein MGLSIGNRILRKIVKNEAMAEDPPEIYGWRVYLLACSACFGAMSFGWDSSVIGGVIELEPFKHDFGFIGNDKAKANLGANIVSTLQAGCFLGALIASPITDRFGRKWCLIAVSLVVIIGIIMQAAASGNLAPMYIGRFVAGVGVGAASCINPVFVSENAPRSIRGLLTGLYQLFIVTGGMIAFWINYSVSLHFKGKSMYIFPLAIQGLPAGLLCVCMLLCHESPRWLARRDRWEECKSVLARIRNLPPDHPYIVDEFREIQDQLEQERRLQGDATYWDLTRDMWTVAGNRKRALISIFLMICQQMTGTNAINTYAPTIFKNLGITGTSTSLFSTGIYGIVKVVSCVIFLLFLADSLGRRRSLLWTSIAQGLAMFYIGLYVRISPPIDGQPVPPAGYVALVCIFLFAAFFQFGWGPACWIYASEIPAARLRSLNVSYAAATQWLFNFVVARAVPTMLVTVGPHGYGTYLIFGSFCLSMFVFVWFFVPETKGISLEHMDELFGVTDGPAAEKSSVHGGDDVGSEMGKGDQKSKHVEVYV; this is encoded by the exons ATGGGTCTTTCGATAGGAAATAGGATCCTCCGGAAAATTGTCAAAAATGAGGCCATGGCAGAAGATCCCCCAGAGATCTATGGCTGGCGTGTCTATCTCCTAGCGTGCTCT GCCTGCTTCGGCGCCATGTCTTTCGGCTGGGATTCCTCCGTCATCGGCGGCGTCATCGAACTCGAACCCTTTAAACACGACTTTGGCTTCATCGGCAACGATAAAGCCAAGGCCAACCTGGGCGCCAATATCGTCTCTACCCTCCAAGCCGGCTGCTTCCTCGGTGCGCTGATCGCCTCACCTATAACCGATCGCTTCGGCCGCAAGTGGTGTCTCATCGCTGTCTCCCTGGTCGTCATCATCGGTATCATCATGCAAGCCGCCGCCTCAGGCAACCTCGCACCCATGTACATTGGCCGTTTCGTCGCCGGCGTGGGCGTCGGCGCCGCCAGCTGCATCAACCCCGTCTTTGTGTCTGAGAACGCTCCCCGCTCGATCCGCGGTCTGTTGACGGGCCTCTACCAACTCTTCATTGTCACCGGCGGCATGATCGCATTCTGGATCAACTACTCCGTCTCTCTGCACTTCAAGGGCAAATCCATGTACATCTTCCCGCTCGCCATCCAAGGTCTTCCCGCCGGCCTTTTGTGCGTCTGCATGCTCCTCTGCCACGAAAGCCCGCGCTGGCTGGCCCGTCGTGACCGATGGGAAGAATGCAAGTCTGTGCTGGCGCGCATCCGCAACCTCCCCCCAGACCACCCGTACATCGTCGACGAGTTCCGCGAGATCCAGGACCAGCTCGAACAGGAGCGTCGTCTCCAGGGCGACGCCACTTACTGGGACTTGACCCGCGATATGTGGACCGTCGCCGGCAACCGCAAGCGCGCCCTGATTAGTATTTTCTTGATGATCTGCCAGCAAATGACGGGCACCAACGCCATCAACACGTACGCGCCTACCATCTTCAAGAACTTGGGTATCACCGGCACGTCGACTAGCTTGTTTAGTACCGGCATCTATGGTATTGTCAAGGTCGTTAGCTGCGTCATTTTCTTGCTGTTCTTGGCCGACTCGCTGGGTCGTAGACGTTCGCTGCTGTGGACGTCGATTGCGCAGGGTCTTGCTATGTTTTATATTGGCCTTTATGTCCGCATCTCGCCGCCGATTGATGGCCAGCCGGTGCCGCCTGCGGGTTATGTAGCGTTGGTGTGCATATTTCTGTTTGCTGC TTTCTTCCAATTTGGCTGGGGTCCTGCCTGCTGGATCTACGCCTCGGAAATCCCCGCCGCCCGCCTGCGCTCCCTCAACGTGTCCTACGCCGCCGCGACGCAGTGGCTGTTCAATTTCGTCGTGGCCCGCGCCGTGCCTACTATGCTGGTCACGGTCGGCCCCCACGGTTACGGCACCTACCTCATCTTTGGCAGCTTCTGCCTCAGCATGTTTGTCTTTGTCTGGTTCTTCGTGCCCGAGACAAAGGGTATCTCGCTTGAGCACATGGATGAGCTGTTTGGCGTTACTGATGGGCCTGCCGCTGAGAAGTCGTCGGTGCATGGTGGAGATGATGTCGGGTCGGAGATGGGGAAGGGGGATCAGAAGTCGAAGCATGTGGAGGTTTATGTTTAA
- a CDS encoding pisatin demethylase: MGAATLIYEARWLLASVVLAIWAVLKTKQYYRLRHFKGPFGTGWFEIWHGLAYLSGHPHLKFKEATDKYGPIARIGPNELMTTSLELLAHINGARNRYTRTRWFYIAARFQPNSDNILSELDDNMHTKRRAQMAGGYSGKENRELESSVDIHVAELVQLIRTKYRSTEIKTNPFDLAQKAQYLALDVISHIGFGEPFGMLLSDQDVNGYIKHADQGMNAITYLWGLGLTELVLDTPLMHLLGPSDTAKTGFGAMTANTRKIISKRLEDDPGMTKGSDMLASWFRHGLDKEQLVTESILQLLAGAETAATSMRCIMLYLVTNPRVYAKLQAEVDAAVKDGRAPPYPSVVSNATQRQLPYLWACCKEGMRMHPPVTNSSQKKVPPEGDAVTVEGKTVYLPGGTNIGYCVWGLNRDQKIFGGDADCYRPERWLNEEDPKKLAQMNLVHEMLFSYGKFQCLGKPIALMEIGKAIFGLMRNFDWSVTNAAEPWKEMNAGALFLTHDFLVEATERSVS; encoded by the exons ATGGGCGCAGCCACTCTCATCTATGAGGCACGATGGCTTCTCGCTTCGGTTGTGCTCGCAATTTGGGCGGTCCTCAAGACCAAGCAATATTACCGGTTGCGCCATTTCAAAGGACCCTTCGGCACTGGCTGGTTCGAGATTTGGCATGGCCTTGCCTACCTTTCTGGACATCCACACTTGAAGTTCAAGGAGGCCACGGATAAATACG GACCCATTGCTCGCATCGGACCCAACGAGCTGATGACTACATCTCTCGAGTTGCTGGCACACATCAATGGAGCGAGAAACAGATACACGCGAACCAGATGGTTCTACATTGCCGCCCGCTTCCAACCGAACAGCGACAACATTTTAAGCGAGCTCGACGATAACATGCACACCAAGCGTAGAGCTCAGATGGCTGGCGGG TATTCTGGCAAGGAAAACCGTGAGCTCGAGAGTTCGGTAGATATTCACGTTGCAGAACTAGTCCAACTGATTCGGACCAAGTACCGCTCGACCGAGATCAAGACAAACCCATTCGATCTCGCACAGAAAGCTCAGTACCTCGCCCTCGATGTCATCAGCCATATTGGGTTTGGCGAGCCGTTTGGGATGCTTCTTTCGGATCAAGATGTGAATGGCTACATCAAGCATGCCGATCAGGGCATGAACGCAATCACGTATCTGTGGGGCCTTGGACTGACAGAGCTCGTACTCGACACGCCACTCATGCATCTCTTGGGACCATCGGACACAGCAAAGACTGGCTTCGGAGCGATGACGGCCAACACTCGCAAAATCATCTCTAAACGTCTTGAGGACGACCCCGGCATGACCAAGGGGAGCGACATGCTCGCCTCGTGGTTCCGGCATGGCTTGGACAAAGAGCAACTCGTTACTGAGTCCATTCTCCAGCTCCTTGCCGGTGCCGAGACCGCTGCCACTTCCATGCGATGCATCATGCTGTACCTCGTTACTAACCCGCGTGTCTATGCCAAACTTCAGGCCGAGGTAGATGCCGCGGTTAAAGATGGAAGAGCGCCGCCGTACCCGAGTGTTGTTTCCAATGCTACGCAAAGGCAGCTTCCTTATCTGTGGGCATGCTGCAAGGAGGGCATGCGGATGCACCCTCCAGTGACCAACTCTTCCCAGAAGAAGGTGCCGCCTGAGGGAGATGCCGTGACAGTGGAGGGTAAGACGGTCTATCTTCCTGGCGGTACCAATATTGGCTACTGTGTCTGGGGACTGAACAGGGACCAGAAGATTTTTGGAGGGGATGCCGATTGCTACCGGCCTGAGAGGTGGCTGAATGAGGAGGATCCTAAGAAGCTGGCCCAGATGAACCTGGTCCACGAGATGCTTTTTAGTTATGGCAAGTTCCAGTGCCTCGGAAAGCCAATTGCACTAATGGAGATTGGAAAGGCTATTTTTGGG TTGATGCGGAATTTCGACTGGAGTGTAACCAATGCGGCAGAACCCTGGAAGGAGATGAACGCGGGTGCTTTATTCCTGACGCACGACTTCCTTGTAGAGGCAACTGAACGGTCGGTGTCTTGA